From a single Haloarcula sp. DT43 genomic region:
- a CDS encoding DUF5789 family protein: MSDDESEDAEEPAVELGDGPDVAGAPLARVSARLTWGIEHSTIVDREGDTTIRTPDGPQELEAVLEAVDVPYFADRQEFESAVRDVIGTGPVPTE, from the coding sequence ATGAGCGACGACGAAAGCGAGGACGCGGAGGAGCCGGCTGTCGAACTCGGCGACGGCCCCGACGTGGCCGGCGCGCCGCTGGCCCGCGTCTCGGCCCGGCTCACCTGGGGCATCGAACACAGCACTATCGTCGACCGCGAGGGCGACACGACGATTCGGACGCCGGACGGCCCGCAGGAACTCGAAGCGGTGCTCGAAGCGGTCGACGTGCCCTATTTCGCCGACCGCCAGGAGTTCGAGAGCGCGGTCCGGGACGTCATCGGGACCGGTCCCGTCCCGACCGAGTAA
- a CDS encoding DUF7139 domain-containing protein: MTSLTDVYEGEVGRVASRRQQLVGTALFLAGTAGLVGAIALATTGVGNGYGLDAYAARRIAGIVAGLGLPSVILGMFAVLPASRRIRLTALGGTAVAAVGVGLFQSLYPYSWTSSDPLLALLTGCVYFAGIVTTFWCLFVSLATFKTRNDPGGTARMEVTEEGTIRLVEEARTLPGLGGIGFFGQDPDGTVETQTNRANLTDEGAVGDGGTGQSGGTHASGQSGADRGTRSQRRSDDAAATGRQANAGSTGRTGPSESALDPRIAEAGPEASASTDGGTATTGHDAITETAVHRGEPDTYCGNCRHFEYVMQDGDIEPYCSFHGEVMDDMEPCSAWVRND; encoded by the coding sequence ATGACTAGTCTCACCGACGTGTACGAGGGGGAGGTCGGGCGCGTCGCATCGCGTCGCCAGCAACTCGTCGGGACGGCACTGTTTCTCGCGGGTACCGCCGGGCTCGTGGGGGCAATCGCGCTCGCCACGACCGGCGTCGGGAACGGGTACGGGCTGGACGCCTACGCCGCCAGGCGTATCGCCGGCATCGTCGCCGGACTCGGACTTCCGTCGGTCATCCTCGGGATGTTCGCGGTGTTGCCGGCCAGCCGACGCATCCGGCTGACCGCCCTCGGCGGCACGGCCGTCGCGGCGGTCGGCGTCGGGCTGTTCCAGTCGCTGTACCCCTACAGCTGGACCAGCAGCGACCCGCTCTTGGCGCTGCTTACGGGCTGTGTGTACTTCGCCGGTATCGTGACGACGTTCTGGTGTCTGTTCGTGTCGCTCGCAACGTTCAAGACGCGGAACGACCCCGGCGGGACGGCCCGGATGGAAGTGACGGAGGAAGGGACGATTCGCCTCGTCGAGGAGGCCCGGACCCTGCCGGGGCTGGGCGGCATCGGGTTCTTCGGACAGGACCCCGACGGCACGGTCGAGACGCAGACGAACCGGGCGAACCTGACCGACGAGGGCGCTGTCGGCGACGGCGGGACCGGGCAGTCGGGCGGGACGCACGCGAGCGGCCAGTCGGGGGCCGACCGCGGCACGCGGTCCCAGCGGCGGTCCGACGACGCAGCGGCGACTGGGCGGCAGGCGAACGCCGGGTCGACAGGCCGGACCGGCCCCTCCGAGAGCGCGCTCGACCCGCGGATAGCCGAGGCCGGCCCGGAAGCGTCGGCGTCGACCGACGGCGGCACGGCGACGACGGGCCACGACGCGATTACCGAGACGGCGGTCCACCGGGGCGAGCCGGACACCTACTGCGGGAACTGCCGGCACTTCGAGTACGTGATGCAAGACGGCGACATCGAGCCGTACTGTTCGTTCCACGGCGAGGTCATGGACGACATGGAGCCGTGTTCGGCGTGGGTCCGCAACGACTGA
- a CDS encoding transcription factor S — MEFCDECGSMMKTDDERWVCGSCGYEKRRNAEAEQEMAVTTQGQEESEVVDTSEVDAEDMGPTTGARCPECGNERAFYEMKQIRAADESETRFFTCTECEHKWREDDH, encoded by the coding sequence ATGGAGTTCTGCGACGAATGCGGTTCGATGATGAAAACGGACGACGAGCGCTGGGTCTGTGGCAGCTGCGGGTACGAGAAGCGCCGGAACGCCGAGGCCGAACAGGAGATGGCCGTCACCACGCAGGGCCAGGAGGAGTCGGAGGTCGTCGACACGTCCGAGGTCGACGCCGAGGACATGGGGCCGACCACGGGGGCCCGCTGTCCCGAGTGTGGCAACGAGCGGGCCTTCTACGAAATGAAGCAGATTCGCGCGGCCGACGAGTCCGAGACGCGCTTTTTCACCTGTACCGAGTGCGAACACAAGTGGCGCGAGGACGACCACTGA
- a CDS encoding glycoside hydrolase family 13 protein, producing the protein MTAERAWWKEAVVYQIYPWSFNDSDGDGIGDLQGIIERLDHVADLGVDVIWLNPVYESPQKDNGYDISDYRAIHEEFGTMADWEALLEEVHDRDMRLVMDLVVNHTSDQHEWFLRSRQRDPEYEDYYIWREGGTDENGDPVPPNNWESFFGGSAWEYDEERGEYFLHLYDTSQPDLNWRNDAVRQDVFDTIEWWLEKGIDGFRMDVINLLSKVEGLPDGDPDGEWVGSEHFINGPELSSYLTALDEEVLSNYDVMTVGEMPQLTVESAREYSGADGPLDMAFHFQHTKLDYADGKRWSVGDWSLPELKRITDRWQDGLAEDGWNALYWENHDQPRSVSRYGDPDEYRRESAKLLGTFILTLRGTPYIYQGQELGMTNADWDTMDDLRDVDAVNHARELLDRDGVDGYDDVRDVVGYRTRDNARTPMQWDDSPNAGFTDGDPWIQVNSNYTEINAADQRPDEGSVYNYYRRLIRLRSDRDVLVYGDYTDLLPDHESVFAYTRSLSTDAGTERVLVVLHFDDGTDTLDLPIEYGDATLLECNYDHDDADPGTVTLAPYEARVYELSD; encoded by the coding sequence ATGACCGCGGAGCGCGCCTGGTGGAAAGAGGCAGTCGTCTACCAGATATATCCCTGGAGCTTCAACGACAGCGACGGCGACGGCATCGGCGACCTGCAAGGCATCATCGAGCGACTGGACCACGTGGCGGACCTCGGCGTCGACGTCATCTGGCTCAACCCCGTCTACGAGTCCCCGCAGAAGGACAACGGGTACGACATCAGCGACTACCGGGCCATCCACGAGGAGTTCGGGACGATGGCCGACTGGGAAGCCCTGCTCGAAGAAGTCCACGACCGGGACATGCGGCTCGTTATGGACCTCGTCGTCAACCACACGTCGGACCAACACGAGTGGTTCCTGCGGTCCCGACAGCGCGACCCGGAGTACGAGGACTACTACATTTGGCGCGAGGGCGGGACGGACGAGAACGGCGACCCCGTGCCGCCGAACAACTGGGAGTCGTTCTTCGGCGGGTCCGCCTGGGAGTACGACGAGGAGCGGGGCGAGTACTTCCTGCACCTCTACGACACCTCCCAGCCGGACCTGAACTGGCGCAACGACGCCGTCCGACAGGACGTCTTCGACACCATCGAGTGGTGGCTAGAGAAGGGCATCGACGGTTTCCGGATGGACGTCATCAACCTCCTGTCGAAGGTCGAGGGGCTGCCCGACGGCGACCCGGACGGCGAGTGGGTCGGGTCCGAACACTTCATCAACGGGCCGGAACTGTCGTCGTATCTGACGGCGCTGGACGAGGAGGTGCTGTCGAACTACGACGTCATGACCGTCGGCGAGATGCCACAGCTCACCGTCGAGTCAGCCCGCGAGTACTCCGGTGCGGACGGCCCGCTGGACATGGCGTTTCACTTCCAGCACACGAAACTGGACTACGCCGACGGGAAGCGGTGGTCGGTCGGCGACTGGAGCCTGCCGGAGCTGAAACGCATCACCGACCGCTGGCAGGACGGGCTGGCCGAGGACGGCTGGAACGCGCTGTACTGGGAGAACCACGACCAGCCCCGGAGCGTCTCCCGCTACGGCGACCCCGACGAGTACCGCCGGGAGTCCGCGAAACTGCTCGGGACGTTCATCCTCACGCTCCGTGGCACGCCCTACATCTACCAGGGCCAGGAACTCGGGATGACCAACGCCGACTGGGACACGATGGACGACCTCCGGGACGTCGACGCCGTCAACCACGCGCGGGAACTGCTCGACCGCGACGGCGTCGACGGCTACGACGACGTGAGAGACGTGGTCGGCTACCGGACCCGCGACAACGCCCGGACGCCGATGCAGTGGGACGACTCGCCCAACGCGGGCTTTACCGACGGCGACCCCTGGATTCAGGTCAACTCGAACTACACGGAGATAAACGCCGCCGACCAGCGACCGGACGAGGGGTCGGTCTACAACTACTACCGCCGGCTCATCCGGTTGCGCTCCGACCGCGACGTGCTGGTGTACGGCGACTACACCGACCTGCTCCCGGACCACGAGTCCGTCTTCGCCTATACGCGGTCGCTGTCGACGGATGCGGGGACCGAGCGGGTCCTCGTCGTCCTGCATTTCGACGACGGAACCGACACCCTCGACCTCCCAATCGAGTACGGCGACGCGACGCTGCTCGAGTGTAACTACGACCACGACGACGCGGACCCGGGGACGGTGACGCTCGCGCCCTACGAGGCCCGCGTGTACGAGCTGTCCGACTGA
- a CDS encoding cyclin family protein: protein MRRRQALAALLTLPVTGCVAPGSDRSTQSGSSRTAAGRRSPTPPDQSSPTPTDQPASTPPLTVPPDDPILFVVHNATDSERTVHLRVARGGTPVLDEAVTLPGGESSEFDSGIAATGEYSISVDVEGGLSRTLDVHIGEFDIRGGSNHYVEVTADGVDVFWEE, encoded by the coding sequence ATGCGCCGCCGGCAGGCCCTCGCCGCTCTCCTCACCCTCCCGGTTACCGGGTGCGTCGCGCCCGGTTCAGACCGGTCGACGCAGAGCGGTTCGTCGCGGACAGCCGCGGGACGACGGTCGCCAACGCCTCCCGACCAGTCGTCACCGACGCCCACCGACCAGCCCGCGTCGACACCGCCGCTGACGGTACCTCCGGACGACCCGATACTGTTCGTCGTTCACAACGCGACAGATAGCGAACGAACCGTCCATCTCCGCGTCGCTCGCGGCGGGACGCCGGTGCTCGACGAGGCGGTGACGCTCCCCGGCGGCGAATCGAGCGAGTTCGATTCGGGCATCGCCGCGACCGGCGAGTACTCCATCAGCGTCGACGTGGAGGGCGGTCTGAGCCGGACGCTCGACGTTCACATCGGTGAGTTCGACATCCGCGGCGGGTCGAATCACTACGTCGAAGTCACCGCCGACGGGGTCGATGTCTTCTGGGAGGAGTAA
- a CDS encoding PUA domain-containing protein: MSDDEFRGLRRAADYQFGGGGGAALFAGPDALDVTHTSSGRPRQVHATDGRIATYGDDGRFRLGLAGGNRLLDAFDAPRHRVVVGDESEPFVREGRNAFAKFVQSADPALRPGDEALVVHEDGYLLAVGRAELPGGGMDDFETGMAVKVRQGAED; encoded by the coding sequence ATGAGTGACGACGAGTTCCGCGGACTCCGACGTGCGGCCGACTACCAGTTCGGCGGCGGTGGCGGAGCGGCGCTGTTTGCGGGTCCCGACGCCCTCGACGTAACGCACACCAGCTCCGGGCGGCCGCGACAGGTCCATGCCACGGACGGCCGCATCGCCACGTACGGTGACGACGGGCGCTTCCGGCTCGGTCTCGCCGGCGGGAACCGGCTCCTCGATGCGTTCGACGCGCCGCGACACCGCGTGGTCGTCGGCGACGAGAGCGAGCCGTTCGTCCGCGAGGGCCGGAACGCCTTCGCGAAGTTCGTCCAGTCGGCCGACCCGGCGCTGCGACCGGGCGACGAGGCCCTCGTCGTCCACGAGGACGGCTATCTGCTTGCCGTCGGCCGCGCGGAACTGCCCGGCGGCGGCATGGACGACTTCGAGACGGGGATGGCCGTGAAGGTCCGCCAGGGCGCGGAGGACTGA
- a CDS encoding methyltransferase domain-containing protein, protein MAYLFVHEDREYLLDPGERFESDLGILEVPEDVAPGDVVETHLGTGFTVRRLRGPDLFTHLERTGAPMMPRDVGLVVGKTGVAAADRVLDAGTGTGILSAYMGRIGADVVTYERDPDFAEVARQNMAVAGVADAVEVRTGDVTDDLDDLSGFDVVTLDTEDAPTVVERTPTLLDRGGSLAVYSPFVENTREVVATATEVGLEGVETLDTIQREMDFDDRGSRPSTGGVGHTGYLTFARRP, encoded by the coding sequence GTGGCGTACCTCTTCGTCCACGAGGACCGCGAGTACCTGCTGGACCCCGGCGAGCGCTTCGAGTCCGACCTCGGCATTCTGGAGGTCCCCGAGGACGTTGCACCGGGCGATGTCGTCGAGACCCATCTGGGCACCGGCTTCACCGTCCGCCGGCTGCGCGGCCCGGACCTGTTTACCCACCTCGAACGCACCGGCGCGCCGATGATGCCCCGCGACGTGGGGCTGGTCGTCGGTAAGACCGGCGTCGCCGCCGCGGACCGCGTCCTCGACGCTGGCACCGGGACCGGCATCCTCAGCGCGTACATGGGTCGCATCGGGGCCGACGTGGTGACCTACGAGCGCGACCCCGACTTCGCCGAGGTGGCCCGCCAGAACATGGCCGTCGCCGGCGTCGCGGACGCCGTCGAGGTCCGGACCGGCGACGTCACCGACGACCTCGACGACCTCTCGGGGTTCGACGTGGTGACTCTCGACACGGAGGACGCTCCCACCGTGGTCGAGCGGACGCCCACGCTGCTCGACCGGGGCGGGTCGCTGGCGGTGTACTCCCCGTTCGTGGAGAACACCCGCGAGGTCGTGGCCACGGCCACCGAGGTCGGCCTGGAAGGCGTCGAGACGCTCGACACTATCCAGCGCGAGATGGACTTCGACGACCGCGGCTCCCGCCCCTCGACCGGCGGCGTCGGCCACACCGGCTACCTGACGTTCGCCCGGCGGCCCTGA
- a CDS encoding M24 family metallopeptidase: MTLTDRLDQYLQTAGLEAVWFARPNSFAWLTGGGDNVVDREGEVGVAAAGYDGDEIRVVTDNIEAPRLRDEELDEGVPVETVDWHAESLADAVAAASPTPAAADFDVPGFDSVDPTRLRQPLTDAQVAQYRELGRDTAAAVESVARSVEPSHTELDVTGVLRQELESRGIAAPVVLVGSAERAQSYRHYTSTDTELGDYALMSVTAQRDGLHVSTTRSVAFDPPEWFTERTRKAARVETSALAATRAVGQAGGTAGDVFEAIQDAYAEVGWEGEWRNHHQGGAAGFAGREWIATPGHGAEVALPQGYAWNPTVAGAKSEDTHLVSDDGVELLSSTGDWPTETVSAVGYDLELPRHAVLEL, from the coding sequence ATGACGCTCACAGACCGTCTCGACCAGTATCTGCAGACAGCGGGGCTGGAAGCCGTATGGTTCGCCCGACCGAACTCCTTCGCGTGGCTCACCGGTGGCGGCGACAACGTCGTCGACCGGGAGGGCGAGGTCGGCGTCGCCGCCGCGGGCTACGACGGCGACGAGATACGGGTCGTCACCGACAACATCGAAGCGCCGCGGCTCCGCGACGAAGAACTCGACGAGGGCGTGCCCGTCGAGACCGTCGACTGGCACGCGGAGTCGCTGGCCGACGCCGTCGCGGCGGCGAGTCCGACCCCGGCGGCGGCGGACTTCGACGTGCCCGGCTTCGACTCGGTCGACCCGACGCGGCTCCGACAGCCGCTGACCGACGCCCAGGTGGCGCAGTACCGCGAACTCGGGCGCGACACCGCCGCGGCGGTCGAGAGCGTCGCGCGCAGCGTCGAGCCGTCACACACCGAACTCGACGTGACCGGGGTGCTCAGGCAGGAACTCGAAAGTCGGGGCATCGCCGCGCCGGTCGTGCTCGTCGGCAGCGCCGAGCGGGCCCAGTCCTACCGGCACTACACCTCGACCGACACGGAACTCGGCGACTACGCGCTCATGTCGGTGACCGCCCAGCGCGACGGCCTGCACGTCAGCACCACCCGGTCGGTCGCGTTCGACCCCCCAGAGTGGTTCACGGAGCGGACCCGCAAGGCTGCCCGGGTCGAGACCTCGGCGCTGGCCGCGACGCGGGCGGTCGGCCAGGCGGGCGGCACGGCGGGCGACGTGTTCGAGGCCATCCAGGACGCCTACGCCGAGGTCGGCTGGGAGGGCGAGTGGCGCAATCACCACCAGGGCGGCGCGGCGGGCTTCGCCGGCCGCGAGTGGATTGCCACACCCGGCCACGGGGCCGAAGTCGCGCTCCCGCAGGGGTACGCCTGGAACCCGACCGTCGCCGGTGCGAAGAGCGAGGACACGCACCTCGTCTCGGACGACGGCGTCGAACTGCTGTCGTCGACCGGCGACTGGCCGACCGAGACGGTCTCGGCGGTCGGCTACGACCTCGAACTCCCGCGACACGCGGTGCTAGAACTGTAG
- a CDS encoding nascent polypeptide-associated complex protein, giving the protein MFGGGGGMNPRKMKQMMEQMGIDMEDIDAQEVIIRTPDEELVFDDAEVQLMEAQGQKTYQVVGEPESRDLDSDAGAADDADESGSDSGVDEDDVELVAMRAGVDEDTARAALEANDGDLADAVDELE; this is encoded by the coding sequence ATGTTTGGCGGAGGCGGCGGGATGAACCCGCGCAAGATGAAACAGATGATGGAACAGATGGGCATCGACATGGAGGACATCGATGCGCAGGAAGTGATTATCCGCACGCCGGACGAGGAACTCGTCTTCGACGACGCGGAGGTCCAGCTCATGGAGGCCCAGGGCCAGAAGACCTACCAGGTCGTCGGCGAGCCCGAGAGCCGCGACCTCGACTCCGACGCGGGAGCGGCAGACGACGCCGACGAGAGCGGCAGCGACTCCGGCGTCGACGAGGACGACGTTGAACTCGTCGCCATGCGGGCCGGCGTCGACGAGGACACCGCGCGAGCGGCGCTGGAAGCCAACGACGGCGACCTCGCGGACGCGGTCGACGAACTGGAGTAA
- a CDS encoding LabA-like NYN domain-containing protein encodes MTVSHPGQRVAVLADAQNLYHTARSLYSRNIDYDALLQEAVDDRELTRAIAYVIRADSPEEESFFEALVDIGFETRIKDIKTFQDGSKKADWDVGMSLDAVTLAKHNDAVVLCTGDGDFARLCRYLRHEGCRAEAMGFEESSSEDLKAAVDGFIDMSDDSERFLL; translated from the coding sequence ATGACAGTCTCCCATCCGGGACAGCGCGTCGCCGTGCTGGCCGACGCGCAAAACCTCTATCACACTGCCCGGAGCCTCTACTCGCGGAACATCGACTACGACGCACTACTGCAAGAGGCCGTCGACGACCGCGAACTGACCCGCGCCATCGCCTACGTCATCCGGGCGGACTCCCCCGAGGAGGAGTCGTTCTTCGAGGCGCTGGTCGACATCGGCTTCGAGACGCGCATCAAGGACATCAAGACCTTCCAGGACGGGTCGAAGAAGGCCGACTGGGACGTGGGGATGAGCCTCGACGCCGTCACGCTGGCGAAGCACAACGACGCCGTCGTCCTCTGTACCGGCGACGGCGACTTCGCCCGCCTCTGTCGCTATCTCCGCCACGAGGGCTGTCGCGCCGAGGCGATGGGCTTCGAGGAGTCCTCCTCGGAGGACCTCAAAGCCGCCGTCGACGGCTTCATCGACATGAGCGACGACTCCGAGCGCTTCCTGCTGTAG
- a CDS encoding AEC family transporter: MSLLSIFATAILPVVVVAAAGFALGRVEDTDPDALNTITVYVLAPALVVHSLTTSTLAGGTILSVVLAVVVFTAAMLAVAEGVGRLTGHSEPLLGGFVLISIFPNTGNYGIPLADFAFGPTGRSTAVLVTALQGVLLYTVGIYIAARGSASSPLADMRRVFGVPLVYAVVVALGLRWLGAVPPAESTVMQTLELLGNASIPVMLLILGIQLSSVDGDSDLGSVGAASALKLLLAPVVALGAVLAVGFQNQTVARVVVLLLATPTGVTTIILVGAFSHGTGDRSPDELVSATVFLTTVASAVTVTVLVWALQSGLVL; the protein is encoded by the coding sequence GTGTCACTGCTGTCTATCTTCGCCACGGCCATCCTGCCGGTCGTCGTCGTCGCCGCGGCTGGCTTCGCGCTCGGCCGGGTGGAGGACACCGACCCCGACGCACTCAACACCATCACGGTGTACGTTCTCGCGCCGGCGCTCGTCGTCCACAGCCTGACCACGTCGACGCTGGCCGGCGGGACGATTCTGAGCGTCGTCCTCGCCGTCGTGGTGTTCACCGCGGCGATGCTCGCCGTCGCGGAGGGGGTCGGCCGCCTGACGGGCCACTCCGAACCCCTGCTGGGCGGGTTCGTCCTCATCTCTATCTTCCCCAACACCGGGAACTACGGTATCCCGCTGGCCGACTTCGCCTTCGGTCCCACTGGCCGGAGCACCGCCGTCCTCGTGACCGCGCTGCAGGGCGTGTTGCTCTACACCGTCGGCATCTACATCGCCGCCCGGGGCAGCGCCAGCAGCCCGCTCGCGGACATGCGCCGCGTGTTCGGCGTGCCGCTCGTCTACGCCGTCGTCGTCGCGCTCGGCCTCCGCTGGCTCGGCGCGGTCCCGCCGGCGGAGTCGACGGTGATGCAGACGCTGGAACTGCTCGGCAACGCCTCGATTCCGGTGATGTTGCTCATCCTCGGGATTCAGCTGTCGAGCGTCGACGGGGACAGCGACCTCGGCTCGGTCGGAGCCGCCAGCGCGCTGAAACTCCTGCTCGCGCCGGTGGTCGCGCTCGGGGCGGTGCTCGCGGTGGGGTTCCAGAACCAGACGGTCGCGCGGGTGGTCGTGCTCCTGCTCGCGACGCCGACCGGCGTGACGACTATCATCCTCGTCGGCGCGTTCAGCCACGGGACCGGGGACCGCTCCCCGGACGAACTCGTCAGCGCGACGGTGTTCCTGACGACCGTCGCCAGCGCGGTGACGGTGACGGTGCTCGTCTGGGCGTTGCAGTCCGGGCTGGTGCTATGA
- a CDS encoding creatininase family protein has translation MYLADETWPDLGAYFETESLALVPLGSTEQHGPHLPLATDHLIGEAFARAAADRTGYLCTPTINVGVSPHHRQFNGTMWVDAPEFRDYVESFTRNLAYHGINRVIYVNAHGGNVEHLREVGRRLRDDELMYAIEWMWDESIPDLVDDLFEQNGPHGGPKETAMIQHLRADLVHDDRLEDARDGGIPSVEAADTDKYGSRTFYDAADNTDNGVLGDQTDATAEKGAELFEAATDQLVRLCEWLDDQAFEDLLPKPHV, from the coding sequence ATGTACCTCGCAGACGAGACCTGGCCGGACCTCGGCGCGTATTTCGAGACGGAATCGCTCGCGCTCGTCCCGCTCGGGTCGACCGAACAGCACGGTCCGCACCTCCCGCTGGCGACGGACCACCTTATCGGAGAGGCGTTCGCACGCGCGGCCGCCGACCGGACCGGCTACCTCTGTACCCCGACAATCAACGTCGGCGTCAGCCCCCACCACAGGCAGTTCAACGGCACGATGTGGGTCGACGCGCCGGAGTTCCGGGACTACGTCGAATCGTTCACCCGGAACCTCGCGTACCACGGCATCAACCGCGTCATCTACGTGAACGCCCACGGCGGGAACGTCGAGCACCTCCGCGAGGTCGGCCGCCGGCTCCGGGACGACGAGCTCATGTACGCCATCGAGTGGATGTGGGACGAGAGCATTCCGGACCTCGTGGACGACCTGTTCGAGCAGAACGGCCCCCACGGCGGCCCGAAGGAGACGGCCATGATTCAGCACCTGCGCGCCGACCTGGTGCACGACGACCGCCTCGAAGACGCGCGGGACGGCGGGATTCCCAGCGTCGAGGCGGCCGACACCGACAAGTACGGCTCGCGGACCTTCTACGACGCCGCCGACAACACCGACAACGGCGTCCTGGGCGACCAGACCGACGCCACGGCCGAGAAGGGCGCGGAGCTGTTCGAGGCCGCGACCGACCAGCTCGTCAGGCTCTGTGAGTGGCTGGACGACCAGGCGTTCGAGGACCTGCTGCCCAAACCACACGTCTGA